The Trinickia caryophylli genomic sequence GCGTGAAGCGCGGATCGCGGAACTGCTGAGGCGACACGTTCACGGCCACGTACTGCAACGCGATGTCTTGGGCATCCCATTGGACAAGCTGCATGCAGGCGACCTTGAGCACCCAGTTGCCCAGATAGTTGATGAGCCCGATCGATTCGGCGAGCGGTATGAACGTCGATGGTGGGACGAGTCCGTGTACCGGGTGGTGCCAGCGGATGAGCGCTTCTACACCCACGACGCCGCCCGTGTGGCTGCTTGTAATGGGCTGAAAGTGAAGTGCGAACTCACCGTTGCGCACGCCGTCGTAGAGGTCCGCCTCGAGCTTCAGGCGTTCCGCGTCGGCCGGGTCGGCATCGGGCGTGTGAAACGCGATGGCATTGCTGCCCGATGCCTTGGCCTGGGCCAGTGCGTGGTCCGCGCGGCGCATGAACTGTTCGTGATGGCCGGGCCAGCCGTCTTCGCCCGGGGCGGGATAGAGCGCAATACCCACGCTCGTCGACAGATGCACTGGTTGCCCGTTGAACGAATACGGCTGTTGGATGGCCGTCATGAGACGGCGCGCGAGCGCCTCGGCGGCCGCGGCGGCATGATCGCGCGTGCCGCACCGCACGAGGATCGCGAACTCGTCGCTCGTCACCCGGGCCAGCATCTCGTCGGACGAGACGAGGCCGGAAAGCCGCTGCGCCGTGTCGCGCAGCAGTGCATCGCCCGCGTCGTAGCCCAGTGCCCGGTTCACGCGCTGGTAGTCGTCCAGATCGATGAGCAGCAAGGCGGCGCCGGTGCCCTCGGCGTCCGCGTATTCCTGCGCGCGCTTGAGCGCGCTGGCGAGCGCCGTGCCGTTGGCGAGGCCCGTCATGCGGTCGTTGTGGAGTTCGTACGTGAGCCGCTCTTCGGCAGCCCGCCAGTTGGCAACGTCGAACGCCGAGACCGCGAAGCCCGGGATGCCGTCGTGCATGCTCGGGACGACGCGCAGCTCGACCGGAATCGGATAAGTCAGCGACTTCATCAGATGCAGCGTTGCCCGTTCCACGCGGCCGCTCGCCGCCGCTTTGGCGACAAGCGCGTCGAGTTCCGCCGTCTCGCCCGCGGCCACGAGCTCGTGCAGCGTCACCGCCTGCAGATATTCGCGCCGGTAGCCGACGAAGCGCAGGCTCGCCTCGGATACATAGAGAAAGCGCAATTGCGCATCCACATGCGCGAGAAAATCGACGGCACCGACGAGCCGTTCGAGCTCGGCCGCAAGCGCGTCGCCCGCGCAGGTTGCGCTGCCGCGCGCGCTGGAGCCGCCGCGGCGCCACAGCAGATCGATTGCGGCGCGCCACGCGCCACGGCGAGGCGTGCTGATGATGTTTCCTTCCATTGGTTCTCGCTGACTGAGATCGAACGGCCGCACGCGCGTCCGGCGAAAAGGCTGCGGCACTCGTCGGACCGCTCGCTATTGCCTCCCATCAGGCGCATTATCGGCTCTGGGACCGATTTCTTTAGCGCTAAGCTCATTGTGGGATCCGGCCCGATTTATGCGCGCATCCTGCCCAATTTTTGAGAGAATGCGGACGAGCCGCGGCAGCGCGTCGCTGGCAACGAGGGTGGCCGAGGGGTAAAGAGTCGTTCGCGGCCCAATGTGCCGCCTGTCGGCGCGGGCGCCGCACTTGCTGCCGATATCCGTGTCAATGCCAACCGAAGCGAACCGACGAACCCATGCCCGATAGCCTTTCCGTGCGCGCGAACCGGGGTGCCGCACGCGCCTCGCACGAGGCGTCCTACGTCTACATCGGACGCCAGCCGATCGTCGCGCGCGACGGCGCGCTGAAGGCCTATGAGCTGTTGTTCCGCTCGGGGCGCCGCAACGAAGCGCGCGTCGCGGACGACGCGCAGGCGACCGCGCACGTCGTCGCGAGCACGATCGGCGGCGTTGGCGTGGCTGCGGCGCTCGGCCCGCATCGGGGGTATGTCAACGTGGGCGGCTCGCTGCTGTTCGACGATGCGCTGCTTTTGCTGCCGCCCGAGCGCTTCGTCCTCGAAGTGCTCGAGACCGTGCCGCTCGACGCCACAGTCGTCGAGCGGCTTGCCTCGCTGCGCCGCGCGGGATTCCAGATCGCGCTCGACGATGTTGGGGAGATCAGCGAGCGCGTGTGTACCGCGCTGCCTCAGGTCGATATCGTCAAAGTCGATTTCGTTTTGGCCGAACGCGCGGCCTTGCCGGCCATCGCCAGGCAGGTGCGCCGCTGCGGCAAGACGCTCGTTGCGGAGAAAATCGAAACTCGGGAGGACTTCGGACTCGCGAGCGAACTCGGCTTCGAACTGTTCCAGGGCTATTTCTTTGCCCGGCCGCAAGTATTGAGAGCGCGCCGCAGCGAGCCGTCCCGGCAATCGCTCTTGCGCGTGCTCGCCTTGATCGCGGGCGACGCGCCGTTCGCCGAGCTCGAGGCCGAGCTCAAACGCAATCCGCCCGTCGTCATGCAGTTGCTGAGACTCGTCAATTCGAGCGCCTACGGGTTCGCGCGGCGCATTGCCTCGGTGCGCGAAGCCATACTCGCGGCCGGCACGCGGCAGATCGCCCGGTGGGCGCAACTGCTGCTTTATGCGTCTGCCTCGGGGCTGCCCTGGCGCTCGGACCCGCTCGTGCAACTGGCGGGCACGCGTTCCCGCTTCATGGAGCTGGCCGCGAGCCGTCTGCGGCCCGGCGACGAGCGCTTCATCGATATCGCGTTCATGACGGGTATTTTGTCGCTCGTGCACGTGCTGTTCGGTGAGTCGACACCCGCCGATACGCTGCACCGGCTCGGGCTCGTGCCCGAGATCGGCGATGCGATCAGCCACGGCACCGGGTTGCTCGGTGCGCTGCTGAAGATCGCCGAGGCCGCCGACGCCGCCGACGCGGGGCGCGCGCAAGCCGCCGTCGAGGCAGCCGCGGTTCAACATGGCGAGTTGGCGATGTTCACTCCCGCGTTGCTCGCTGAACTCACGCTGCTCGCCGCGGACTGGTTCGACGCTCGTCCCGCGTCGTGACGGTGCGATTGCGCCGGCTTGCGCGCGGCGCTGCACCATCGTCGGGCCCGTGCTTCAATAAGACCGTTTTCCATCGGGCGGAGCCGGCGGTGGAAGTGTGGCCGTTCCGTCTTCTCATCGAACCGACATCGAGGAAGCGATATGAAGCGAACGATGACACGTATTGCGCCCGCGTTGGCGCTCGCGCTCTGCCTGGGCACATGGACGCTCGACGCCGCCGCGGTACTGAAGCCCGGCGACAAGGCGCCGGCGTTCACGACCGACGCATCGCTCGGTGGCAAGACGTTCCGGTATTCGCTGGCCGATGCGCTCAAGCGCGGCCCCGTCGTGCTTTATTTTTACCCGGCGGCGTTCACCAAGGGCTGCACGATCGAAGCGCACGAGTTCGCCGAGGCCGTCGACGAGTACAAGCGGTATGGCGCGACGGTGATCGGCGTCTCGCGTGACGACATCGGCACGCTCGCGAGGTTTTCGGTCAGCGAATGCCGCAGCAAGTTTCCCGTTGCCGCGGACGGGAGCGGGCACATCGTCGAAGCCTACGACGCTGCCATGCCGCTCGCCAGCAAGAAGATGGCGAACCGCGTTTCGTACGTGATCGCGCCCGACGGCACGATCGTCTACGAGTACACGTCGCTGTCGCCGGACCAGCACGTGCGCAATACGCTCGACGCACTCAAGCAGTGGGCCACGGCGCATCCGGCGAAATGACCGGCTCGCGCGGTGTTTGAACGTCCGAGCCGCGCGTGCGGGCGTACGCAGCCCTTCGGCGTGGCGTCTGTTTGGTAAGGAGCCTCTACGAAAAGCTGTCGGCATTCGGGGGTGCAACACAAGACAATCGAGTCGAGATCATTTGACGAGCGGCCCCGCATTGCCCTGTTGGCAGGAGCCGGTGCTCCGGTGCTCTGGTGCTCTGGTGCTCTGGTGCATTACGCCGATCCATGCCCGCCGACACGATGCGACGAAGGCCGCCGGGGGAGGCATGATGCTCGGACGATATCAGGGCCCTTCGCGCCCGGCGGCGCGCGTGCGCCATGCGTCGGCGCGCCGCTGGGCAGGGGCCGCCGCGGCGGCGCTCGTCGCGGTGCTGGCCGGCTGCAGCGCCGCGGCGGATATGCCGGCGGCGCCCGGTGCGCACTTGCCGCGGCTCGAGGCCGACAAGGCGCGCGCGCTCGAGATCGAGCGTGCCATCGCGATGCGCTTGCCGTCGGCCGGCGGCATGACGCTCGCGCGTACGCGGCCGTTCACGCTGCGCGATTCGGGCATCGATGCGACGCTGCTCTTCGCGCGCGATGTCGATTTCCGTGTGACGGGCGAGCTCGGCTTCGAGATTCGAACGATGGCCGCAACGCTTGCGCCGGCGCACGACGGCGTGCCGATCGTCTTCGACGATCCGGCCAGTGTGACGATCCGCGTGCATCGCGGCGAGGTCGTGCTCGATGCGGCGCGGCTCACCGCCGTCTTCGACCGCTACCTCTTCGGCTATCGCGGCTCGCCGCTGCGACGCTTGCGCGTGACGCCTCAGGCCGGCACGCTGCGCATCTCGGGTGAGATGTGGCGCGGCGCATGGGTCCCGATCGAGCTCATGGGGACGCTCGCGACCGATCGCTCGCGCGGCCCCGATACGCTGATTTTTCATGCGACGCACGTGAGCGTGGCTGGCGTGGCGGCCGATGCGCTGATGCGCGCCGCACATGTGCGCATGGCCGATCTGCTGACGATTCGCACCCCGCTTGCGCAACTCGCGGGCGACGACGTGGTGATGCGTGCCTCGCTCTTGATGCCGCCGCCCGCGCTCGACATGACGGTGGCGGCCGTGAACGTGACGAGCGCGGGCGTGGCGCTCGCGCTCGACGACGGCACGCTCCAAGGCATCGACTGGCCCTCGCACATGCCTGCGCGCGGCATGCTGCTCGTGGGCGGCGACGTGAAGTTCATGCGCTCGATGCCGATGAACATCGACCTCGCGCTTGTGCCGCTCGAGCCGTTCATGGCCGATGAGCCATTTCGGTTCGATCTCTACCGGTATCGCGAGCAACTGGCCGCCGGGTTCATGACCTTCGACGAACGCGGGGCATTGACCGTGCACGTACCTTCGGCCGCCGCGCTTGCCGGCGCGAACGAGCGCACGAGCCTCCAGGGTTCGGCTCGCGCACAGTTCAACGACGCACTCTTGCGTCGCCAGCAGCGCGCGCTGGCCGCTGCGCGCGCCCAATGGCGCGCATCGACCGCCGAGGTGCCGGCAGCCGCCGCTTCATCCACGAAGGAGCAGGCGCAGGCGGCCGAACCGGCTGACGCGCGCGCCGAACGAGGTCCCACGGGTGGCCCCACGCGCGTGCACATCGAAAACGTCGATTATTTCGTCGCGGGGCGCATCGGCTTTCACGTGCGCACGCTCGATGCGCAGATGGTGCCCA encodes the following:
- a CDS encoding putative bifunctional diguanylate cyclase/phosphodiesterase; amino-acid sequence: MEGNIISTPRRGAWRAAIDLLWRRGGSSARGSATCAGDALAAELERLVGAVDFLAHVDAQLRFLYVSEASLRFVGYRREYLQAVTLHELVAAGETAELDALVAKAAASGRVERATLHLMKSLTYPIPVELRVVPSMHDGIPGFAVSAFDVANWRAAEERLTYELHNDRMTGLANGTALASALKRAQEYADAEGTGAALLLIDLDDYQRVNRALGYDAGDALLRDTAQRLSGLVSSDEMLARVTSDEFAILVRCGTRDHAAAAAEALARRLMTAIQQPYSFNGQPVHLSTSVGIALYPAPGEDGWPGHHEQFMRRADHALAQAKASGSNAIAFHTPDADPADAERLKLEADLYDGVRNGEFALHFQPITSSHTGGVVGVEALIRWHHPVHGLVPPSTFIPLAESIGLINYLGNWVLKVACMQLVQWDAQDIALQYVAVNVSPQQFRDPRFTQNVREALDLTGVNPRRLVLEITESLLMQDPAHAKTLLEELTAAGIRFAVDDFGTGYSSLAYLQRFPLAKLKIDRSFVENLITSRNDQAIVSAVVGLARTLDLELVAEGVETEAQRQLLTQMGCGHIQGWLVCKALPSEELAQRFASRALRLHEVEAAA
- a CDS encoding EAL and HDOD domain-containing protein — its product is MPDSLSVRANRGAARASHEASYVYIGRQPIVARDGALKAYELLFRSGRRNEARVADDAQATAHVVASTIGGVGVAAALGPHRGYVNVGGSLLFDDALLLLPPERFVLEVLETVPLDATVVERLASLRRAGFQIALDDVGEISERVCTALPQVDIVKVDFVLAERAALPAIARQVRRCGKTLVAEKIETREDFGLASELGFELFQGYFFARPQVLRARRSEPSRQSLLRVLALIAGDAPFAELEAELKRNPPVVMQLLRLVNSSAYGFARRIASVREAILAAGTRQIARWAQLLLYASASGLPWRSDPLVQLAGTRSRFMELAASRLRPGDERFIDIAFMTGILSLVHVLFGESTPADTLHRLGLVPEIGDAISHGTGLLGALLKIAEAADAADAGRAQAAVEAAAVQHGELAMFTPALLAELTLLAADWFDARPAS
- a CDS encoding peroxiredoxin, which encodes MTRIAPALALALCLGTWTLDAAAVLKPGDKAPAFTTDASLGGKTFRYSLADALKRGPVVLYFYPAAFTKGCTIEAHEFAEAVDEYKRYGATVIGVSRDDIGTLARFSVSECRSKFPVAADGSGHIVEAYDAAMPLASKKMANRVSYVIAPDGTIVYEYTSLSPDQHVRNTLDALKQWATAHPAK